From one Stieleria sp. JC731 genomic stretch:
- a CDS encoding helix-turn-helix domain-containing protein, which yields MRPAKVQTDPQEPRGCNGELIRHFRHQAGLSQQELAERCDCSERLIRKAEQGGNCSANSLTVIAKNLSTKDLKLVAEDLKSFPIAMAKRYNDALYSHQAEIVDAIEDMLDDEVHFRVNGDPMEIPFAGDYRGVEELREGFRRFFSVLEVPDDVDHQSTHNFYSHGLEVYMWGDSWIHPRGMPLQEPMKLSHYFRFQAGKLVWFEDQFDIRHASHLFEGFRVLSAQVDRVR from the coding sequence ATGCGACCAGCCAAAGTCCAGACCGATCCTCAAGAGCCCCGAGGATGCAATGGAGAATTGATCCGGCACTTTCGTCACCAGGCTGGTCTGAGCCAACAGGAGCTTGCCGAGCGATGCGATTGCTCGGAGCGATTGATCCGCAAAGCAGAACAAGGTGGCAACTGTTCGGCCAATAGTTTGACCGTGATCGCGAAGAACCTCAGCACCAAAGATCTGAAGCTCGTTGCCGAGGACTTGAAATCCTTCCCCATTGCGATGGCTAAACGCTACAACGACGCGTTGTACTCGCATCAAGCCGAAATTGTTGATGCCATCGAAGACATGCTGGACGACGAAGTTCACTTTCGCGTCAACGGTGATCCGATGGAAATTCCCTTCGCGGGTGATTACCGCGGAGTCGAAGAACTGCGAGAAGGTTTCCGGCGTTTCTTTTCGGTCCTCGAAGTACCAGATGACGTCGACCATCAATCAACCCACAATTTCTACTCTCATGGGCTTGAGGTCTACATGTGGGGAGACAGCTGGATTCATCCTCGGGGCATGCCGCTTCAAGAACCAATGAAGCTGAGTCATTACTTTAGGTTTCAAGCCGGGAAGCTGGTTTGGTTTGAAGACCAATTCGACATTCGCCATGCCTCACATTTGTTTGAAGGATTCCGGGTGTTGTCGGCTCAAGTCGATCGAGTGCGATGA
- a CDS encoding nuclear transport factor 2 family protein: protein MMRSVKVDGPKLKQLRLLAGMTQEQLAKQLGYSDRLIRKLENGGPISRSARNDVLQFWQEYFALAGRNARSDLNIDLFASAEGAELEQQTRRWFDDVFNSRNLEPIDDLVHHDAVLLAAGKRFQGRDSIRQHFRAIFLTFESIHLTIERVHVDSSTAVVFWKAAMVQASEFAKVSSTPDTIDMNGSSLLRFEDQLIREIREHWNQSSV, encoded by the coding sequence ATGATGCGAAGTGTGAAGGTTGACGGTCCAAAGCTGAAACAACTGCGTCTGCTGGCGGGAATGACACAGGAGCAACTCGCCAAACAACTCGGGTATTCTGATCGGTTGATTCGTAAGTTGGAAAACGGCGGACCGATCAGCCGTTCCGCTCGAAACGATGTGCTTCAGTTCTGGCAAGAGTATTTCGCTTTAGCAGGTCGCAATGCTCGATCTGATCTAAATATCGACCTCTTTGCCAGCGCGGAGGGGGCGGAACTGGAACAACAGACTCGGCGTTGGTTCGACGACGTTTTCAATAGCCGCAATCTCGAACCGATTGACGACCTTGTGCACCACGACGCAGTGCTGCTTGCCGCAGGGAAACGATTTCAGGGACGAGATTCTATTCGGCAACACTTCCGTGCGATATTTTTGACCTTTGAATCGATTCACTTAACGATCGAACGGGTCCATGTCGACTCTTCGACTGCCGTTGTGTTTTGGAAGGCTGCCATGGTGCAAGCCAGCGAATTTGCCAAAGTCTCATCGACGCCAGACACCATCGACATGAACGGTAGCTCATTGTTGCGTTTCGAAGATCAGCTGATTCGCGAGATCCGAGAACATTGGAACCAGAGCAGCGTTTAG
- a CDS encoding ester cyclase: MDTKASNSGRGLPVDGKALRDRRIRLGLTQEAAAKLAGYSDRVLRKLEQGGPVLLQTLDDVVETYNQKDPIVKLPVSAFLSSEPEGDVAAFCRRWFDCVYNQRDLSVIDEMMSEHVEILSEGEVRHGRDVIRNRVSHVLSAFDPLTLTVESIITQANAFAVYWSVRKKHVGEFLGIPASGRWIEVKGSSQATVHNGQIISVRDHWDIDDCIRQINGDASRPV; the protein is encoded by the coding sequence ATGGATACAAAGGCATCTAACAGCGGTCGAGGTTTGCCTGTCGATGGCAAGGCACTGCGGGACCGTCGGATTCGGCTGGGCCTCACCCAGGAAGCCGCGGCGAAACTTGCTGGCTACAGCGATCGCGTGCTTCGAAAACTGGAACAAGGAGGCCCGGTGCTCTTGCAAACACTTGACGATGTGGTCGAGACATACAACCAAAAAGATCCCATCGTCAAACTTCCGGTTTCCGCTTTTTTGAGTTCCGAACCCGAAGGCGACGTCGCAGCCTTTTGCCGTCGCTGGTTTGACTGTGTTTACAATCAACGCGACCTGTCCGTCATCGACGAAATGATGTCGGAACATGTCGAGATCCTTTCCGAAGGTGAAGTCCGACACGGCCGTGATGTGATTCGAAACCGTGTCTCTCATGTGCTTTCGGCTTTCGATCCACTGACACTGACGGTGGAAAGCATCATCACCCAAGCCAACGCGTTTGCGGTTTATTGGAGTGTCCGTAAAAAGCACGTGGGTGAATTCCTGGGCATCCCCGCCTCCGGTCGTTGGATCGAGGTCAAAGGAAGTTCCCAGGCGACAGTCCATAACGGCCAAATCATCTCGGTTCGAGATCATTGGGACATTGACGACTGCATCCGGCAGATCAACGGGGACGCATCCCGTCCCGTCTAA
- a CDS encoding metal-dependent hydrolase yields MDIATHALIGTATAAGLFQTQPALAVGLVLGNVAPDLDALSRVTGKHAFLRFHQTYTHSVGAIAMVLAIAAGLLILGLPVWGELAMGLVVGMVMHVGLDLTNSYGVKCLWPFSQRRFALDWIFFIDAFVIALSAVILIGQFVYQADEGLVRLFSVAFILTLILYVGIRCILAFRARRLVKSADHQTVPTSIIPTTWSPFRFLVCRQKDRLVETFTLNARSGSETDRDLIEVLDQRVPEAITECREWLVMRSLSDSFVCVEIDEVNKTYTCRDLRIRNFGTKFGMLTCQLDDRGVIQRKTWDV; encoded by the coding sequence ATGGATATTGCCACGCATGCTCTGATTGGGACAGCAACCGCTGCAGGCCTGTTTCAAACACAACCGGCGTTGGCGGTCGGTCTGGTGCTTGGAAACGTTGCTCCAGATTTGGATGCCTTGTCACGTGTGACTGGCAAACATGCGTTCCTGCGTTTTCACCAGACCTACACCCATTCTGTCGGAGCCATCGCGATGGTGCTCGCCATCGCTGCCGGCTTGTTGATCTTGGGACTCCCCGTTTGGGGCGAACTGGCGATGGGGTTGGTAGTCGGAATGGTGATGCACGTCGGACTGGACCTCACTAACTCGTATGGGGTGAAGTGTCTATGGCCGTTCTCGCAAAGACGTTTTGCACTGGATTGGATTTTCTTCATCGATGCTTTCGTCATTGCCCTATCCGCAGTGATTCTTATTGGCCAGTTCGTTTACCAGGCTGATGAAGGCTTGGTACGGTTGTTCTCGGTCGCCTTCATACTCACATTGATTCTCTATGTCGGCATACGATGCATCCTGGCGTTTCGTGCTAGAAGGCTAGTGAAGTCAGCAGACCATCAAACGGTGCCTACATCGATCATCCCCACCACATGGTCGCCTTTTCGATTCCTGGTCTGTCGGCAAAAAGATCGCTTGGTTGAAACATTCACGCTTAATGCTAGATCGGGAAGCGAAACCGATAGGGACCTCATCGAGGTCTTGGATCAACGCGTTCCAGAGGCAATCACTGAATGTCGCGAATGGTTGGTGATGCGATCCCTTTCCGATTCCTTCGTTTGCGTCGAAATTGACGAAGTCAACAAAACCTACACTTGCCGAGATCTACGAATCCGAAATTTCGGAACCAAGTTCGGCATGCTGACGTGCCAACTGGACGATCGGGGAGTCATTCAGAGAAAGACTTGGGACGTTTGA
- a CDS encoding DUF1348 family protein, with protein MPHLTDIKPPFTRETAIAKVRAAEDAWNSRDPKKVSMAYSVDSQWRNRDTFLSGRDEIVQFLSGKWDRELEYRLVKQLWAFTDNRIAVRFQYEYHDDQGKWFRAYGNENWEFDDDGLMRRREASINDYAIDEADRKFHWEQGSRPNEAPELVEVVM; from the coding sequence ATGCCTCATCTAACTGACATCAAGCCTCCCTTCACACGCGAGACCGCGATCGCCAAAGTCCGTGCGGCGGAGGATGCCTGGAACAGTCGAGACCCTAAGAAGGTCTCGATGGCTTATTCGGTCGATAGCCAATGGCGCAATCGTGATACGTTTCTTTCAGGCCGTGACGAGATCGTGCAGTTCCTGTCCGGCAAATGGGATAGAGAACTTGAGTATCGCCTCGTCAAGCAGCTCTGGGCGTTTACAGACAATCGAATTGCCGTCCGTTTCCAATACGAATACCACGACGATCAAGGAAAGTGGTTTCGTGCTTACGGAAATGAGAACTGGGAATTCGACGACGACGGTTTGATGCGTCGCAGAGAGGCAAGCATCAACGACTACGCGATCGATGAAGCCGACCGCAAGTTCCACTGGGAACAAGGCTCCCGTCCCAACGAAGCCCCAGAACTCGTCGAAGTCGTGATGTGA
- a CDS encoding carboxymuconolactone decarboxylase family protein, producing the protein MTRLAPVDSSTASEKSSQLLAGVQKKLGMTPNMMSTMAQSSAVLDAYLKFSAALGDGELSAKTREQIALTVGQANQCVYCLSAHSAIGKMVGLSAGEIRDARTGTAADPKTEAILWVAAKLVEKRGLLSDDDVAAAKDAGITDGELAEVVANTALNLFTNYFNHVAETEVDFPSAEPLETVA; encoded by the coding sequence ATGACACGCCTCGCCCCCGTCGACTCATCCACCGCATCCGAGAAGTCCAGCCAACTGCTCGCCGGAGTTCAGAAGAAGCTCGGGATGACTCCCAACATGATGTCCACCATGGCTCAATCATCCGCGGTGCTGGACGCCTACTTGAAGTTCTCCGCCGCGCTGGGTGATGGCGAGCTTTCCGCCAAAACTCGTGAGCAGATCGCATTAACCGTGGGACAAGCCAATCAGTGCGTTTATTGCCTGAGCGCCCACTCCGCGATCGGAAAGATGGTCGGCCTTTCCGCAGGCGAGATTCGAGATGCTCGCACAGGAACCGCGGCCGACCCGAAGACTGAAGCGATCCTGTGGGTTGCTGCGAAGCTGGTTGAAAAGCGAGGCCTTCTATCGGACGACGACGTGGCCGCCGCCAAAGACGCCGGGATCACCGACGGAGAGCTCGCGGAAGTGGTCGCGAACACGGCGCTCAACCTGTTCACGAATTACTTCAACCACGTAGCCGAAACCGAAGTCGACTTTCCTAGCGCCGAGCCGCTCGAAACGGTTGCCTGA
- a CDS encoding sigma-70 family RNA polymerase sigma factor — translation MEPDSEDGKEFQESESITDRPDGWLLRQWKSGDEQAAEVIFDRYAFRLVALVASRLNHRYRSQIDPDAVMQSAMGSFFDAARHSRIQVSRSVSLWRLLATFARRKLARSIERHSASKRGGEQTQVSLDQAFDQPQSVSSRFSTVGANYSDADELLDQLRAELPADQFSVVDALLAGLTQQEIAKSLGIDERTVRRRMARVRETLSPMLDVVDLVKDPQEQTSSEGSLTRSTTLPRVNYNGFVLGKLIGSGGFGKVYRASMQSDGCTVAVKFLRKAFWQNDEARESFIREINAASRINHPSVIRYLGYGESPHGGPYVLSEWIDGRPMHAIDRPSERVSKKRFLHWLRQICEALQAVHDAGLVHGDLSPANVLIDNYDRVTITDFGFSQVSAGATSPILGGTLGFAAPEQIDPAFGIISQKTDIYAIGGLIHWYLTGAPPNAGDGTAETLMKTIDHQRPNYDTSSPMNANFQRILRRSLVSSPADRTISLSEISCLISTVLPS, via the coding sequence TTGGAACCGGACAGCGAAGACGGGAAAGAATTTCAAGAATCCGAATCGATCACGGATCGGCCGGACGGTTGGTTGCTGCGCCAGTGGAAAAGCGGCGACGAGCAGGCGGCCGAAGTCATTTTTGACCGTTACGCTTTCCGGCTTGTGGCCCTCGTCGCCAGCCGCCTGAATCACCGGTATCGCTCGCAAATTGATCCGGACGCGGTCATGCAATCGGCAATGGGAAGCTTCTTCGACGCTGCCCGACACAGTCGCATCCAAGTCAGCCGTAGCGTTTCGCTGTGGCGATTGCTGGCAACGTTCGCTCGTCGAAAGCTTGCGCGATCGATCGAGCGTCACTCAGCGTCAAAGCGTGGTGGCGAGCAAACTCAAGTCTCTCTCGATCAGGCCTTTGATCAGCCGCAGAGCGTTAGCTCACGGTTCTCTACGGTTGGTGCCAACTATTCCGATGCGGACGAGTTATTGGATCAACTCAGAGCAGAACTTCCGGCCGATCAGTTCTCGGTCGTCGATGCCTTGCTTGCCGGCCTGACGCAACAGGAGATTGCTAAATCGCTGGGGATAGATGAACGGACTGTACGAAGGCGAATGGCACGGGTCCGAGAAACGCTTTCACCGATGCTCGATGTAGTGGATCTTGTTAAAGATCCCCAGGAACAAACGTCGTCGGAAGGATCTTTAACAAGATCCACTACGTTGCCGCGAGTCAACTACAACGGATTCGTGCTTGGAAAACTGATTGGTAGCGGTGGCTTCGGCAAAGTCTATCGTGCGAGCATGCAATCCGATGGTTGCACGGTCGCTGTAAAATTCCTTCGTAAAGCATTCTGGCAAAACGATGAAGCTCGCGAGTCGTTCATTCGGGAAATTAACGCTGCGTCCCGCATCAATCACCCTAGTGTGATCCGCTACCTCGGATACGGCGAGTCGCCACATGGCGGCCCATACGTTCTGAGCGAGTGGATCGACGGTCGCCCAATGCACGCGATCGACCGTCCCAGCGAACGAGTCAGCAAGAAGCGTTTCCTCCACTGGCTGCGACAAATCTGCGAAGCCCTGCAGGCGGTTCATGATGCTGGACTGGTTCACGGCGACCTCTCGCCCGCAAACGTTTTGATTGACAATTACGACCGAGTCACGATTACCGATTTCGGCTTTTCACAAGTATCCGCCGGAGCGACTTCTCCAATTCTCGGCGGTACTTTGGGCTTCGCAGCTCCCGAGCAGATTGATCCGGCCTTCGGAATCATCAGCCAAAAAACCGACATCTACGCCATCGGCGGTCTTATCCACTGGTACCTCACTGGGGCACCACCCAACGCTGGCGACGGTACGGCCGAAACCCTGATGAAAACAATCGATCACCAGCGTCCCAATTACGATACCAGTTCTCCAATGAACGCAAACTTTCAAAGGATTTTGCGTCGGTCGTTGGTATCGTCACCGGCGGATAGAACAATCTCGTTGAGCGAAATCAGTTGTCTCATCTCAACGGTCCTTCCATCGTAG
- a CDS encoding indolepyruvate ferredoxin oxidoreductase subunit alpha produces the protein MTMVVTQPCIGCKDKACLVVCPVECFHEDETMVYIDPDECIECSACVPECPTEAIFYEDDVPEQWHRFIELNATKAKECPSAHD, from the coding sequence ATGACAATGGTGGTTACTCAACCTTGCATCGGTTGCAAAGACAAAGCTTGCTTGGTGGTTTGCCCGGTCGAATGCTTCCACGAGGATGAGACGATGGTCTACATCGACCCCGATGAATGTATCGAATGTAGTGCCTGCGTTCCCGAGTGCCCAACCGAAGCGATTTTCTATGAAGACGACGTTCCGGAGCAATGGCATCGGTTCATTGAATTAAACGCGACAAAGGCCAAGGAATGCCCCTCGGCTCACGATTAA
- a CDS encoding RNA 2'-phosphotransferase, giving the protein MKSKDKLVSTSKFLSLVLRHRPEVIGAKLDPEGWLAIDELIAQANAHRKAITLELLHEVVATNDKKRFALSEDGLRIRASQGHSVSGVELNLEQKTPPAILYHGTVAAFLDSIRATGLQKRSRHHVHLSPDQETATKVGSRRGKPIILRVAAETMHRDGHQFYLSANGVWLVDAVPASYLTYSG; this is encoded by the coding sequence ATGAAATCTAAAGATAAACTCGTCTCCACCAGCAAGTTTCTTAGCTTGGTCCTTCGGCATCGACCCGAAGTGATTGGTGCAAAGCTAGACCCTGAAGGTTGGCTCGCGATCGACGAATTGATTGCCCAAGCAAACGCTCACAGAAAAGCGATCACGCTGGAACTGCTTCACGAAGTGGTGGCGACGAACGACAAGAAGCGTTTCGCCTTAAGTGAAGACGGCTTGCGAATCCGCGCTAGCCAGGGCCACTCGGTATCAGGTGTCGAACTCAATCTCGAGCAGAAGACGCCTCCCGCGATTCTCTATCACGGAACGGTCGCCGCATTTCTCGACAGCATTCGAGCCACCGGTCTGCAAAAACGATCGCGTCACCACGTCCATCTCTCACCGGATCAAGAAACCGCCACCAAAGTCGGCTCGCGGCGAGGCAAGCCCATCATCCTGCGAGTCGCTGCCGAAACCATGCATCGTGACGGTCACCAATTCTATCTCTCCGCCAACGGCGTCTGGCTGGTCGATGCAGTCCCGGCATCTTATCTGACTTATTCAGGATGA
- a CDS encoding TROVE domain-containing protein, with the protein MANKSLFSSITSVLPRALAVNEAGGPAYKFPAKHALAQLAATGTFGNVFYATASDQLDQLRKLIDEVDDNEFLAKLAVYSRERAYMKDMPAALLVTLSTRDTALMHKVFDRVADNGRVLRTVFQMTRSGQFGRKGLSSSLQRAFQRWLNEASTGKLLSSSIGNDPSLRDVLRMARPTPKDDARRALFGWLTDKEVDKWAPATEADLPAEVQSLKAFRAAETEEAQALIAGDLQVRWDLLADAAKGPIVWKAIARQMGPQALRMNLNTLLRHDVFKNGNKPDNAMIDYVAGRIADPEAIRRSRQFPYQFLAAYLNAADEVPHKIKSALHDAAEIACGNIPQLPAPVIIGLDTSGSMGCSVTGWQGRGRASKMRCVDVAALFAAAILRRNPDSVVIPFDTQAYDLYGKGAKIDPSDSILSLSARLSKYGGGGTDVSLPLVEANKRYAKRTFAGIVLVSDNESWINSGRVYGYGRGGSTGVMTEWEKFKKTQAAAGIADPKLVCIDIAPYGNTQAPDRQDILNIGGFSDAVFNVVSNFLESDTNRFVREVEAVEL; encoded by the coding sequence ATGGCAAATAAGTCTTTGTTTTCGAGCATCACGAGCGTTCTACCGCGAGCACTGGCTGTCAACGAAGCTGGCGGTCCGGCGTACAAGTTCCCAGCGAAGCATGCGCTCGCGCAGCTTGCGGCTACCGGTACGTTCGGAAACGTGTTCTACGCGACGGCCTCGGATCAGCTTGACCAACTGCGAAAGTTGATCGACGAAGTCGACGACAACGAGTTCCTGGCGAAGCTGGCGGTCTACTCACGTGAGCGTGCTTACATGAAGGACATGCCGGCGGCGCTGCTCGTCACGCTGTCGACTCGCGACACGGCGTTGATGCACAAGGTCTTTGACCGAGTCGCTGACAACGGACGCGTTCTGCGCACCGTGTTCCAGATGACTCGTTCGGGACAGTTCGGTCGCAAGGGTCTGTCGTCTTCGCTTCAGCGTGCGTTCCAGCGTTGGCTGAACGAGGCTTCGACGGGTAAGTTGCTGTCAAGCTCGATCGGTAACGATCCAAGCCTGCGCGACGTCCTGCGAATGGCACGTCCGACGCCGAAGGATGACGCTCGCCGAGCGTTGTTTGGTTGGCTGACCGATAAGGAAGTCGACAAGTGGGCTCCGGCGACGGAAGCGGACTTGCCGGCCGAGGTTCAGTCGCTGAAGGCGTTCCGTGCTGCGGAGACCGAAGAGGCTCAAGCGTTGATCGCTGGAGACCTGCAAGTTCGTTGGGACTTGCTGGCCGACGCTGCCAAGGGTCCGATCGTCTGGAAGGCAATTGCCCGCCAGATGGGACCGCAAGCTCTGCGCATGAACCTGAACACGCTGTTGCGTCACGACGTTTTCAAGAACGGTAACAAGCCTGACAATGCAATGATCGATTACGTTGCCGGCCGCATTGCGGATCCGGAGGCGATTCGACGTTCACGTCAGTTTCCATACCAGTTTTTGGCAGCGTACCTGAACGCTGCGGATGAGGTTCCACACAAGATCAAGTCAGCGTTGCATGACGCGGCGGAGATCGCATGTGGAAACATTCCGCAGTTGCCGGCGCCGGTCATCATCGGTCTGGACACGTCTGGATCGATGGGATGCTCGGTGACGGGATGGCAAGGTCGAGGCCGCGCGTCGAAGATGCGTTGTGTTGACGTCGCCGCGTTGTTCGCCGCAGCGATCCTGCGTCGCAACCCGGACAGCGTCGTCATCCCGTTCGACACGCAAGCCTACGATTTGTATGGAAAGGGCGCAAAGATCGATCCAAGCGATTCGATCCTGAGCCTGTCGGCACGACTGTCGAAGTACGGTGGTGGCGGAACCGATGTGTCGTTGCCGTTGGTCGAGGCTAACAAGCGGTACGCAAAGCGTACGTTTGCTGGAATCGTCCTGGTCAGCGACAACGAAAGCTGGATCAACTCGGGGCGTGTCTACGGATACGGCCGAGGCGGTTCGACTGGCGTCATGACCGAATGGGAGAAGTTCAAGAAGACGCAAGCAGCGGCCGGCATCGCCGATCCGAAGTTGGTCTGCATCGACATCGCCCCATACGGCAACACGCAAGCCCCCGATCGACAGGACATCCTGAACATCGGAGGCTTCAGCGACGCAGTCTTCAACGTCGTTAGTAACTTCCTAGAGTCCGACACCAATCGCTTCGTCCGCGAGGTCGAAGCCGTTGAGCTGTAG
- a CDS encoding DUF1593 domain-containing protein gives MPEERLRNSINSDWLGPSEEKHLEQTMDQNAIWSTVRQVEVIAWLSLWISVFGSVLAGRCGAQEVSADRPRVIVTTDGEADDRCSMIRFLLTCNDFQVEGIVNSSSQFHWVGGEGWNAFHSVDWVKEQIDLYAQVYPQLKRHDPNYPTPEYLLSRWKVGNINGIGEYQERTVGAEWIADILLDKTDDRPIWIQAWGGCNTIAAALNIIRHEHASEMERVAKKLRLFLIWEQDETYQTQIREAWEPYQVPTIISDQFDCMAYIWPKVLPSETKKYFESAWMRKNILKGHGPLCSAYEAKDDAFHAEGDTPAFLHVIPNGLRSFESPAWGGWGGRYVRVRENVWMDPAPAPIWKHPDGQWGFSQSWSKRLENVTSADEIAIRTRYFKPIWRWLDDVQNDFAARADWCVKDFDSANHHPVVKLKGTDSDIKAKPGMDVVLDATATTDPDGDELQFRWWHYEEAGTYESKPIADSNAARAVLTIPSDAKPDDEIHMICEVTDDNSPPLTHYQRVVIRVIE, from the coding sequence ATGCCGGAAGAACGGCTACGAAACTCGATCAATTCAGATTGGCTCGGTCCGAGCGAAGAAAAGCATTTGGAACAAACGATGGATCAAAACGCCATTTGGTCAACAGTGCGCCAAGTAGAGGTAATTGCTTGGCTTTCACTTTGGATTTCCGTTTTTGGCAGTGTGTTAGCAGGTCGCTGCGGCGCGCAGGAAGTATCCGCCGATCGGCCTCGCGTGATTGTCACGACGGATGGTGAGGCGGATGACCGATGTTCGATGATTCGGTTCCTGCTCACTTGCAACGATTTCCAAGTGGAGGGAATCGTCAATTCAAGTTCCCAGTTTCATTGGGTCGGCGGCGAAGGCTGGAATGCCTTCCATTCGGTGGATTGGGTTAAGGAGCAAATCGATCTTTATGCCCAGGTGTATCCGCAACTCAAGCGTCATGATCCAAACTATCCCACTCCGGAATACCTGCTCAGTCGTTGGAAGGTTGGCAACATCAACGGGATCGGCGAGTATCAGGAACGAACCGTTGGTGCCGAGTGGATCGCCGATATTCTGCTCGACAAGACCGATGATCGGCCGATCTGGATTCAAGCTTGGGGTGGCTGCAACACGATCGCTGCCGCGTTGAATATCATCCGCCACGAACATGCGTCGGAGATGGAACGGGTCGCGAAAAAGTTGCGACTATTTCTGATTTGGGAGCAGGACGAAACCTACCAAACTCAGATTCGTGAAGCTTGGGAACCGTATCAGGTGCCGACGATCATTTCCGACCAGTTCGATTGCATGGCTTACATCTGGCCGAAGGTGCTTCCAAGTGAAACGAAAAAATACTTCGAGTCCGCTTGGATGCGTAAGAACATTCTCAAAGGTCATGGGCCTTTGTGCAGTGCCTACGAAGCGAAGGATGATGCGTTTCACGCGGAAGGTGACACTCCGGCGTTTTTGCATGTGATTCCAAACGGGTTGCGTAGTTTCGAATCGCCGGCATGGGGAGGTTGGGGCGGCAGATACGTCAGAGTTCGAGAGAATGTCTGGATGGATCCGGCGCCCGCTCCGATCTGGAAGCACCCAGACGGGCAATGGGGATTTTCGCAAAGCTGGTCCAAACGATTGGAAAACGTGACATCCGCCGATGAGATCGCGATCCGCACGCGATATTTCAAGCCGATTTGGCGTTGGCTCGATGACGTGCAGAACGACTTTGCAGCACGCGCGGACTGGTGCGTTAAAGACTTTGATTCGGCGAATCACCATCCGGTTGTGAAACTGAAAGGAACTGACTCTGACATCAAAGCAAAGCCAGGGATGGACGTCGTACTGGATGCAACCGCAACGACCGATCCCGATGGAGATGAACTTCAGTTTCGCTGGTGGCATTACGAAGAGGCTGGGACTTACGAGAGCAAACCAATAGCAGATTCGAATGCAGCTCGCGCAGTTCTCACGATTCCGAGTGATGCGAAGCCCGATGACGAGATCCACATGATCTGCGAGGTCACGGATGACAACTCGCCTCCATTGACTCACTACCAACGCGTGGTGATACGCGTGATTGAGTAG
- a CDS encoding endonuclease V, producing MENTTQTQTIACIDVGYTDSAARAACVVIDDWHASIPVAEHVATIHEVKEYQPGEFYRRELPCIQVVLAKLDQPPTCIVVDGYVWLDGNGRPGLGVHLYETLDRKIPVIGVAKNPFKDTDHATEIRRGTSDRPLYITAVGIPIAQAVLNIGAMHGPHRLPTILRRVDQLSRS from the coding sequence ATGGAGAACACGACGCAAACCCAAACGATTGCATGTATCGATGTAGGCTACACGGATAGTGCAGCGCGAGCGGCATGCGTTGTCATTGACGACTGGCACGCTTCGATCCCAGTCGCCGAGCATGTGGCGACGATCCATGAGGTGAAGGAATATCAACCCGGCGAATTCTATCGTCGAGAGCTGCCGTGCATCCAAGTGGTGCTGGCAAAACTCGATCAACCACCGACTTGCATCGTGGTCGACGGCTACGTTTGGCTGGATGGAAATGGCCGTCCCGGATTGGGCGTTCATCTCTACGAAACGCTCGATCGCAAGATTCCCGTGATCGGTGTGGCGAAGAATCCGTTCAAAGACACGGACCACGCCACTGAGATTCGTAGAGGCACGAGCGATCGGCCGCTTTACATTACGGCCGTGGGCATCCCGATCGCCCAAGCAGTTCTGAACATCGGCGCCATGCATGGGCCACATCGACTTCCAACAATATTGAGAAGAGTCGATCAGTTGAGTCGGTCGTGA